The following coding sequences are from one Capsicum annuum cultivar UCD-10X-F1 chromosome 3, UCD10Xv1.1, whole genome shotgun sequence window:
- the LOC107865182 gene encoding uncharacterized protein LOC107865182 has translation MANELNDQQIHVAPTTVHQFSDDAISALYMHPSDSPGMVLVPTPFDGLVKNKLGFITGDCKRLADDAAKLRQWERCDDMVTSWILNSLSKEIAESVKYVANSIELWKEREDRYDQTNGAKLYQIQKEINDLVQGAIDITTYYMRMKKLREEFNNLSFRVQCSCQCVCGAKEGTYKAEQDRRLIQFLMGLNE, from the exons ATGGCAAACGAATTGAATGACCAACAAATTCACGTAGCACCGACTACTGTGCATCAATTTAGCGATGATGCGATTTCTGCTTTGTACATGCATCCTTCTGATAGCCCTGGCATGGTGTTGGTTCCTACACCTTTTGATGGATTGG TGAAAAATAAACTGGGTTTCATTACTGGTGATTGCAAGCGACTTGCGGATGATGCAGCCAAATTACGTCAATGGGAGAGATGTGATGATATGGTGACGTCTTGGATTTTGAACTCCTTATCTAAGGAGATAGCTGAAAGTGTTAAGTATGTTGCAAATTCCATCGAATTGTGGAAGGAAAGAGAGGATCGATATGACCAGACGAATGGTGCTAAGCTGTATCAAATTCAAAAGGAAATTAATGATTTGGTACAAGGAGCTATAGATATTACTACCTACTATATGCGTATGAAGAAACTCAGGGAAGAATTCAACAATTTATCCTTTCGAGTCCAATGTAGTTGTCAATGTGTTTGTGGTGCAAAGGAGGGGACATACAAGGCTGAGCAAGACAGGAGATTGATCCAGTTTCTTATGGGCTTGAATGAGTAA
- the LOC107863455 gene encoding pentatricopeptide repeat-containing protein At5g62370: protein MTKHRLHNRLCFYFSRTKRQPFTTSPLPAEATPTSCVPTSLINHRTLCFSLAENLILRGLFDSAQKVIRRIINQSSSLSEALSAVEFSISRGVEPAETSYGFLIRQLVTSGETQKAEVVYEDCILKRGIELNHSLLNSMVICYCNLGKLDEAKLLFEKLLELKLVPCSSSCNELIKRFCGVDRFLDGFDVFVDADNADVLLSFGCYNKLVDGLCFRGYISDALYVLDVLCDRGLPPTVHLFKTLVVSLCKRGRVEEAHLLSMEMESYGFVLDKVMYTTLINGYSKIQKMTTAMMVFFRMMKLGCGPDMYTYNTLINGFMNLGMFDKGWVLHEQMVQFGLEPDAVSYQIMIVNYCKDHKVDCALTLLDNIIQCNVAPSVHSYTALISALYKENRLTEVDDIYRKMMCTGLVPDHVLFFTLISNYPRGSEISLACTFLRAIAKNGCGIDLSYIPSPTSRKVTTDIMLDIDLLLGEIRARNLTLAGVAFNIYMIALCLGGKLGYAQLCMDKMANLSLQPSLSAYNSMIKFLFQKGLHEDAKFLVEVMQDQGQVPNQATFLIMVNEYCKQGDIQSAVEVLDQMEESGLKPSIAIYDSIIGCLGRKKRIDEALGIFRRMLEAGIYPDETMFVTMINALSRNGQAILAHELFVKMLEDGVQPSRYAYTALISGLVKKNMIAKGCVYLNRMIEEGFMPNTVLYTSLIKQFLRKREFEFAFKLVDLMERSEIERDLVTYITLVSGVSRNIRSLDGKWLVPQRRYEESKEMLFRLLHQSAMLPKEKCLKISVSSHEQIKFLALRLINKVKSIPLVPNLYLYNGIISGFCWAESMEDAYKHLDAMQNEGIQPNQVTFTILIDGHFRSGEIDRAVGLFNKMNSQGCLPDNIVYNTLIRGLCKHGRLMDALSLLYTMLKKGLAPSKASYESLLSSLCANNWSVHALKICHDMLANKYVPCRYNLKSLICILDEENKCQEAHFMYDLLLKKKRFMLNTS from the coding sequence ATGACCAAACATAGACTGCACAATCGGTTGTGCTTCTATTTCTCAAGAACGAAGAGACAACCTTTTACTACTTCCCCTTTACCTGCCGAAGCAACGCCAACATCATGTGTTCCCACATCCTTAATTAATCACAGGACATTGTGTTTTTCACTTGCAGAGAATTTAATACTTCGTGGGTTGTTCGATTCAGCTCAGAAAGTGATCCGGAGAATCATCAACCAATCATCATCACTCTCTGAAGCTCTCTCTGCCGTTGAATTTTCGATTTCTCGTGGCGTTGAGCCTGCTGAAACTAGCTATGGTTTTCTCATTCGGCAACTTGTGACATCTGGAGAAACACAGAAAGCTGAGGTTGTTTATGAAGATTGCATTTTGAAGAGAGGTATTGAGCTGAAccattctttattgaattccatggTGATTTGCTATTGTAATTTGGGTAAATTGGACGAAGCTAAGTTGCTTTTTGAAAAacttttggagttgaagttggtGCCTTGCAGTAGTTCGTGTAATGAGCTTATTAAGAGATTTTGTGGTGTAGATAGATTCTTGGATGGGTTTGATGTTTTTGTGGACGCTGATAATGCTGATGTATTACTCAGTTTCGGTTGTTATAATAAGTTAGTGGATGGTTTGTGCTTCCGGGGGTACATAAGCGATGCTCTCTACGTGCTTGATGTATTGTGTGATAGAGGGCTACCGCCCACTGTTCATTTGTTTAAAACATTGGTAGTTTCGTTATGTAAGAGGGGTAGAGTCGAGGAAGCTCATTTATTGAGCATGGAAATGGAGTCTTATGGTTTTGTTCTGGATAAAGTCATGTACACGACTCTCATCAATGGTTATTCCAAAATCCAGAAAATGACAACAGCTATGATGGTGTTTTTCAGAATGATGAAGTTGGGCTGTGGACCGGATATGTATACTTACAACACGCTGATAAATGGGTTTATGAACTTGGGCATGTTCGACAAGGGTTGGGTGTTGCATGAGCAGATGGTTCAATTTGGATTAGAACCTGATGCTGTAAGTTATCAAATCATGATTGTCAATTATTGCAAGGATCATAAAGTTGATTGTGCATTGACACTATTAGATAACATCATTCAGTGCAATGTTGCTCCCAGTGTTCACTCTTATACTGCTTTAATCTCTGCACTTTATAAAGAGAATCGGTTAACGGAAGTAGATGATATATACAGGAAGATGATGTGCACTGGATTGGTTCCTGACCATGTTTTGTTTTTTACCTTGATCAGCAATTATCCAAGAGGGTCAGAGATTAGTCTAGCATGCACATTTTTGCGGGCTATTGCCAAGAACGGTTGTGGTATTGACCTCTCTTACATCCCTAGCCCTACCAGTCGTAAAGTTACCACAGATATCATGCTTGATATTGATCTTCTCTTGGGAGAAATTAGGGCAAGAAACTTAACTCTTGCTGGTGTTGCTTTCAATATATACATGATTGCTTTGTGTCTAGGAGGAAAACTTGGTTATGCTCAGCTTTGCATGGATAAGATGGCAAACCTTTCTCTTCAGCCTTCACTGTCAGCTTATAATTCCATGATCAAGTTCCTTTTCCAAAAGGGACTACATGAGGATGCCAAGTTCCTTGTTGAAGTTATGCAAGATCAAGGTCAAGTACCAAATCAAGCAACATTCTTGATTATGGTAAATGAATACTGTAAACAGGGTGACATACAATCAGCAGTTGAAGTTCTGGACCAAATGGAAGAGAGTGGATTGAAGCCTAGTATTGCTATATATGACTCCATCATTGGGTGTTTGGGTAGAAAAAAGAGAATAGACGAGGCCCTTGGAATTTTCCGGAGAATGCTTGAGGCTGGAATTTATCCCGATGAAACTATGTTTGTGACAATGATTAATGCTCTATCAAGAAATGGGCAAGCTATTCTGGCCCATGAGCTCTTTGTGAAAATGTTGGAAGATGGAGTTCAACCAAGTCGCTATGCTTATACTGCTCTTATAAGTGGGTTAGTTAAGAAAAACATGATAGCGAAGGGCTGTGTATACCTCAATCGAATGATAGAAGAGGGTTTCATGCCAAATACTGTTCTTTATACTTCTCTTATAAAACAATTCTTAAGGAAGAGAGAGTTTGAATTCGCATTTAAGTTGGTTGATTTGATGGAAAGAAGTGAGATTGAGCGGGACCTGGTGACTTATATTACTTTGGTCAGTGGCGTTTCTAGAAATATTAGGTCACTTGATGGCAAATGGCTTGTTCCACAGAGACGGTATGAAGAATCTAAGGAAATGTTGTTCCGTCTACTTCATCAGAGTGCTATGTTGCCCAAGGAAAAATGTTTGAAAATCTCAGTCAGCTCTCATGAACAAATAAAATTTCTTGCTCTTCGGCTGATAAACAAAGTGAAGAGCATTCCCCTAGTGCCAAATTTGTACTTGTACAATGGCATAATTTCTGGGTTTTGCTGGGCAGAGAGTATGGAAGATGCATACAAGCACCTTGATGCGATGCAAAATGAAGGCATCCAACCAAATCAAGTTACTTTTACTATTCTAATTGATGGGCATTTCCGAAGTGGTGAGATTGATCGTGCTGTTGGTCTTTTCAACAAAATGAATTCACAGGGTTGTCTTCCAGATAACATTGTCTACAACACTTTAATAAGAGGTCTATGCAAGCATGGAAGGCTCATGGATGCTCTATCCCTCTTATACACAATGCTCAAAAAAGGATTGGCCCCTTCTAAGGCTTCATATGAAAGTCTTCTCAGTTCTCTTTGTGCTAATAATTGGAGTGTTCATGCACTGAAGATATGCCACGATATGCTTGCCAATAAATATGTCCCTTGTCGCTATAATCTTAAATCGTTGATTTGTATACTAGATGAAGAAAATAAGTGCCAGGAAGCTCATTTTATGTATGATTTGCTTCTTAAGAAAAAAAGATTTATGTTGAACACAAGCTAG